A genomic region of Glycine max cultivar Williams 82 chromosome 15, Glycine_max_v4.0, whole genome shotgun sequence contains the following coding sequences:
- the LOC100775535 gene encoding DNA-directed RNA polymerases IV and V subunit 4, with amino-acid sequence MEKGGKGASLFSKGGLGSQKGKDDSATKSAKKRMVQFSSDGPSFESGVSSSSLPSQKSGGKGGKGDNVANGGKSSQSKDSHSSDHRVDQKLPENIKCLIDCEAVDILQGIQERMVMLSRDSTIKMPISFDKGLQYAKSSTKYTDLHSIRRILDPLAKCGLTDSEICVIGNVCPETIDEVFALLPSLKDKRNIDRQVLKDSLSQLAKFRQSM; translated from the exons ATGGAGAAAGGAGGAAAGGGCGCTTCGCTGTTCAGCAAAGGGG GACTAGGATCCCAAAAAGGGAAAGATGACAGTGCAACAAAATCAGCAAAGAAGAGGATGGTTCAGTTTTCTTCTGATG GTCCATCATTTGAATCTGGAGTAAGCAGTAGTTCACTCCCTTCACAAAAATCTGGTGGAAAAG GAGGAAAGGGAGACAATGTTGCAAATGGTGGAAAGAGTTCTCAGTCAAAAGACTCCCACTCATCAGATCACAGAGTTGATCAAA AGCTTCCAGAAAATATCAAATGCCTGATAGACTGTGAGGCTGTGGATATTTTACAAGGAATTCAAGAGCGGATGGTCATGTTATCTAGAGATTCAACTATCAAAATGCCTAT ATCCTTTGACAAGGGACTGCAATATGCCAAAAGCAGTACGAAGTATACAGATCTGCATTCTATTAGACGCATTCTTGA TCCTCTTGCAAAATGTGGTCTCACTGATAGTGAG ATATGTGTGATTGGTAATGTGTGCCCAGAAACTATTGATGAAGTTTTTGCTCTTCTCCCATCCTTGAAG GATAAGAGAAACATTGACAGACAGGTTCTTAAGGATTCACTGAGTCAGCTTGCTAAGTTTAGACAATCAATGTAA